A single genomic interval of Puntigrus tetrazona isolate hp1 chromosome 1, ASM1883169v1, whole genome shotgun sequence harbors:
- the dnajb1b gene encoding dnaJ homolog subfamily B member 1b, translated as MVKMGKDYYSVLGIQKGASEDEIKKAYRKQALKYHPDKNKSPGAEEKFKEIAEAYDVLSDPKKKDIYDKFGEEGLKGGVPGGGGNFSYSFQGDPHAMFTEFFGGRNPFEQFFGRNGGMGEDMETDDPFASFGMGFPRSFNTGSHGGRPGKKQDPPVTHDLRVSLDEVFTGCTKKMKISRKRLNPDGRTTRSEDKILTVEVKKGWKEGTKITFPREGDETPTNIPADVVFVVKDKPHPVYKRDGSDIIYPAKITLREALCGCTVNVPTLDGRKIKLTNPDIVRPGMKRHMTGEGLPLPKSPDRRGDLVVEYEVLFPERLSQSAKDTIASVLPAS; from the exons ATGGTGAAGATGGGGAAGGATTATTACAGTGTGCTGGGCATACAGAAAGGCGCGTCTGAAGACGAGATCAAGAAAGCTTATCGCAAACAGGCGCTCAAGTACCACCCGGATAAAAACAAGTCGCCCGGCGCCGAGGAGAAGTTCAAGGAGATCGCGGAGGCTTACGACGTCTTGAGCGACCcgaaaaagaaagatatttacGATAAATTCGGGGAAGAAG GACTGAAGGGAGGCGTCCCCGGCGGAGGCGGTAATTTCTCCTACAGTTTCCAAGGTGATCCTCATGCGATGTTCACAGAGTTTTTCGGGGGACGGAACCCTTTCGAACAGTTTTTCGGACGCAATGGTGGCATGGGCGAGGATATGGAAACCGACGACCCGTTTGCCAGCTTCGGCATGGGTTTCCCCCGCTCCTTCAACACGGGCAGCCATGGCGGGAGACCGGGGAAAAAACAGGACCCTCCGGTGACCCATGACCTGAGGGTCAGTCTAGATGAAGTGTTCACCGGCTGCACCAAGAAGATGAAGATCTCGCGCAAGCGCCTGAACCCCGACGGAAGAACGACGCGCAGCGAAGACAAGATCCTCACGGTGGAGGTGAAGAAAGGCTGGAAGGAAGGAACCAAGATCACTTTCCCCAGGGAGGGGGACGAGACGCCGACAAACATCCCTGCAGACGTCGTGTTTGTGGTCAAAGATAAACCCCATCCCGTGTACAAACGAGACGGATCAGACATTATTTATCCCGCAAAAATTACACTCCGAGAG GCACTTTGTGGTTGCACGGTCAACGTCCCAACGCTGGATGGCCGCAAAATTAAGTTAACTAATCCGGACATTGTTCGTCCCGGGATGAAGCGCCACATGACCGGGGAGGGTCTTCCTCTTCCGAAATCCCCAGATCGCCGCGGGGACTTGGTTGTCGAATACGAGGTCCTGTTTCCCGAAAGGTTGAGTCAGAGTGCCAAAGACACTATCGCGAGCGTGTTGCCGGCTTCTTGA
- the LOC122344098 gene encoding adhesion G protein-coupled receptor E3-like, whose amino-acid sequence MTSSFHKGFIRAPTLLFCMLYVFTPTRQQETSSFANSSDPCYNYTVLDNPWRAVNNTNASVVCDRSVTTGWYRLFINALSARIPDACVAPKSCGTQIPLWIRGGHPTVQDGVVTRDVCGHWDNYCCYIGSYPIKVKACPGNYYVYELVTPTTCNSAYCADVSSINISSTATTPVTISTAYPSVDPCISYAVLDEPWRGNSSQKSNTYMCDTSVSWSGWYRLFINNVSAQIPDTCVARYSCGSVIPLWIPGGHPAVTDGVVTRDVCGHWDNYCCYYGSFPIKVKSCPGNYYVYELVSPTKCSAYCAAVTNITSPTTTVAPETSSAVINITLPEGCTTSLECLQHLLEHIENITAEELPATTVMKIFTAVLNSVERIVESSSASTTELASYGNSLLKASEKLISTLVKPTDTSDSVSFTLPAVEVEVFMVGPNVTLDKIPQLETRNASVDIDLIGIAKNNNETRSAAVAFMSYTMMENLLKPDFFNTSNDTIKTMLSTVISATLPRTTNTKLTKPVNFTLKHIREFDPSGSLSCVYWNISEWIVDGCSVLETNSSFTVCSCVHLSTFALIMQTSRPPERDSLMELLNMVCVIVGLVFFSLALLTFALCQWSPGVNNVARINICISLLLAHLLLLLTQQFLKLIRPHQELCAVIAGLLHFLFLSAFVWMFIEAVLLFICVKNLSQISSKKKEVLSSGFLCVIGYVVSLVVVCVSVGLVPDGYGSEHCWIKMDEGFIWSFLGPVCIILALNIILFICIIINLYSSLTKLNADVSQLKNNKIMVFKTLAQFVVLGCSWILGFFTEESKELEILFVILNSQQGTFIFLIYCVLNHEVRQQYRKFFRCLCCAKQP is encoded by the exons ATGACTTCCTCTTTTCATAAAG gTTTCATAAGAGCACCGACTCTCCTCTTTTGTATGCTGT atgtcTTTACCCCTACAAGACAACAAGAGACAAGCTCATTTG CTAATTCCTCTGACCCTTGCTACAACTACACTGTACTGGACAATCCATGGAGAGCcgtaaataatacaaatgcttCAGTCGTGTGTGACAGGTCAGTCACCACCGGCTGGTATCGTCTCTTCATTAACGCCTTGAGTGCTCGTATCCCAGACGCATGTGTTGCACCGAAGAGCTGTGGCACCCAAATCCCGCTGTGGATTCGTGGTGGACACCCGACAGTACAGGACGGAGTCGTCACTCGAGATGTCTGCGGTCACTGGGATAATTACTGCTGCTATATCGGGTCTTACCCCATTAAAGTCAAAGCCTGTCCAGGCAATTATTATGTCTATGAATTGGTTACTCCAACTACCTGCAATTCAGCATACTGTGCAG ATGTTAGCAGCATTAACATCAGCTCTACAGCCACCACACCAGTGACCATCTCAACTG CTTATCCCTCTGTTGATCCCTGCATCAGCTATGCTGTGCTGGACGAACCATGGAGAGGCAACAGCAGTCAGAAAtcaaacacatacatgtgtgACACCTCAGTCAGCTGGAGCGGCTGGTATCGTCTCTTTATCAACAATGTGAGCGCTCAGATCCCAGACACGTGTGTCGCTCGGTACAGCTGTGGCTCAGTAATCCCACTGTGGATTCCTGGAGGACATCCAGCTGTTACAGATGGAGTCGTCACTCGAGATGTCTGCGGTCACTGGGACAATTACTGCTGCTATTACGGGTCTTTTCCCATTAAAGTCAAATCCTGTCCAGGCAATTATTATGTCTATGAGCTGGTTAGTCCAACTAAATGCTCTGCATACTGTGCAG CTGTTACTAACATCACCAGCCCTACTACAACGGTCGCACCAGAGACGAGCTCAGCTG TTATAAATATAACGCTGCCGGAAGGATGCACT ACTTCTCTAGAATGTCTTCAGCATCTTCTTGAGCATATCGAAAACATTACGGCGGAAGAGCTTCCTGCGACT ACTGTGATGAAAATTTTTACGGCGGTCCTCAATTCTGTGGAGAGGATTGTAGAGTCTTCATCAGCAAGCACAACTGAATTAGCCTCCTATGGAAACAGTTTGTTAAAAGCCAGCGAGAAACTCATCTCTACATTAGTGAAGCCCACAGACACAAGCGACAGTGTCAGTTTTACTCTTCCTGCTGTAG AGGTAGAAGTCTTCATGGTCGGACCAAATGTCACCTTAGATAAAATACCTCAACTTGAAACAAGAAATGCTTCTGTGGACATCGATCTTATTGGGATCGCCAAGAACAACAATGAAACAA GATCAGCTGCTGTGGCTTTCATGAGCTACACTATGATGGAGAATCTTCTGAAGCCAGACTTCTTCAACACATCAAATGACACGATTAAAACCATGCTGTCTACTGTGATCTCAGCTACTCTTCCTAGAACCACCAACACTAAACTCACCAAACCAGTCAACTTCACCCTAAAACACATCAGA GAGTTTGATCCCAGTGGTTCTCTGTCCTGTGTGTACTGGAATATCAGCGAGTGGATTGTAGATGGTTGTTCTGTTTTAGAGACCAACAGCAGCTTCACTGTGTGTTCCTGTGTTCATCTCTCCACATTCGCCCTCATCATGCAAACCAGCCGTCCACCAGAG AGAGACTCACTGATGGAGCTGTTGAATATGGTGTGTGTGATCGTGGGGCTGGTGTTCTTCAGTCTGGCTCTGTTGACCTTTGCCCTTTGTCAGTGGAGTCCTGGAGTGAATAATGTGGCTCGGATCAACATCTGCATCAGTCTTCTGCTGGCTCACCTTCTGCTTCTGCTCACACAGCAGTTCCTGAAGCTCATACGACCTCATCAG GAGTTGTGTGCCGTGATCGCAGGCCTTCtgcacttcctctttctctccgcCTTTGTGTGGATGTTCATTGAAGCCGTGCTGCTCTTCATCTGTGTGAAGAACCTATCACAGATCAGCTCCAAAAAGAAGGAGGTGCTTAGCAGTGGATTCCTGTGTGTGATTGGATATGTGGTTTCTCtggttgtggtgtgtgtgtctgtcggTCTGGTTCCTGATGGATACGGCAGTGAACA CTGCTGGATTAAGATGGATGAAGGCTTCATCTGGAGTTTTCTGGGACCTGTTTGCATCATTCTAGCT TTgaacataattctctttatctGCATCATCATCAATCTGTACTCGTCTCTGACAAAACTGAACGCTGATGTTTCACAGTTGAAAAATAACAA GATTATGGTGTTTAAAACTCTGGCTCAGTTTGTGGTTCTTGGTTGCTCCTGGATTCTGGGTTTCTTCACTGAAGAGAGTAAGGAGCTGGAGATCCTCTTCGTGATCTTGAACTCTCAGCAGGGAACCTTCATCTTCCTGATCTACTGTGTCCTCAATCACGAG GTCAGACAGCAGTACAGGAAGTTCTTCAGATGTCTTTGCTGTGCCAAACAACCCTGA